The following are encoded together in the Neomonachus schauinslandi chromosome 15, ASM220157v2, whole genome shotgun sequence genome:
- the ACOX1 gene encoding peroxisomal acyl-coenzyme A oxidase 1 isoform X3 yields MAAFIQRTPDNWHLRPDGNGPRFVHRGRPEPLDLHLGMFLPTLLHQATAEQQERFFMPAWNLEIIGTYAQTEMGHGTHLRGLETTATYDPETQEFILNSPTVTSIKWWPGGLGKTSNHAIVLAQLITKGKCYGLHAFIVPIREIGTHKPLPGITVGDIGPKFGYDEMDNGYLKMDNYRIPRENMLMKYAQVKPDGTYVKPVSNKLTYGTMVFVRSFLVGEAARSLSKACTIAIRYSAVRHQSEIKPGEPEPQILDFQTQQYKLFPLLATAYAFQFVGAYMKETYHRINEDIGQGDLSELPELHALTAGLKAFTSWTTNAAIEACRMACGGHGYSHCSGLPNIYVTFTPTCTFEGENTVMMLQTARFLMKSYDQVHAGKLVCGMVSYLNGLPTQRIQPQQVAVWPAVVDIDSPDSLTEAYKLRAARLVEVAAKNLQNEVIHRKSKEVAWNLTSVDLVRASEAHCHYVVVKLFSEKLLKIEDKSVHAVLRNLCLLYCLYGISQKAGDFLQGGIMTESQITQVNQRIKELLIAIRPDAVALVDAFDFQDVTLGSVLGRYDGNVYENLFEWAKKSPLNKSEVHASYFKYLKPLQSKL; encoded by the exons TTTTGTGCACCGAGGGCGGCCTGAGCCTCTGGATCTCCACTTGGGCATGTTCTTGCCTACTTTACTTCACCAGGCAACCGCGGAGCAGCAGGAACGCTTCTTCATGCCCGCCTGGAACTTGGAGATCATTGGCACTTACGCCCAGACAGAGATGGGCCATG GAACTCATCTCCGAGGCTTGGAAACCACAGCCACTTACGATCCTGAAACTCAGGAGTTCATTCTCAACAGCCCTACTGTGACCTCCATCAAGTGGTGGCCTGGCGGAC TTGGGAAGACTTCAAATCATGCAATAGTTCTTGCCCAACTCATCACTAAGGGGAAATGCTACGGATTACATGCCTTCATCGTACCTATTCGTGAAATTGGGACCCATAAGCCTTTGCCAG GTATTACCGTGGGAGATATCGGCCCCAAATTTGGCTATGATGAGATGGATAATGGCTACCTGAAGATGGACAATTATCGTATTCCCAGAGAAAACATGCTGATGAAGTATGCCCAG GTGAAGCCTGATGGCACGTACGTGAAACCTGTGAGTAACAAGCTGACCTACGGGACCATGGTGTTTGTCAGGTCCTTCCTTGTAGGAGAAGCCGCTCGGTCTCTGTCTAAGGCTTGCACCATTGCCATCCGGTACAGCGCTGTGAGGCACCAGTCCGAAATCAAGCCAGG TGAACCAGAACCACAGATTTTGGATTTTCAGACCCAGCAGTATAAACTCTTCCCACTCCTGGCCACTGCCTATGCCTTCCAGTTTGTAGGTGCGTACATGAAGGAGACCTACCATCGAATTAATGAGGACATTGGCCAAGGGGATCTGAGTGAACTGCCTGAG CTCCACGCCCTCACTGCCGGCCTGAAGGCTTTCACTTCCTGGACAACTAATGCTGCTATCGAAGCCTGTCGGATGGCATGTGGCGGACATGGCTACTCTCACTGCAGTGGCCTTCCAAATATCTATGTCACTTTTACCCCCACCTGCACCTTTGAGGGAGAGAACACTGTCATGATGCTGCAGACGGCTAG GTTCCTGATGAAAAGTTACGACCAAGTGCACGCAGGGAAGTTGGTGTGCGGCATGGTGTCCTACTTGAATGGCCTGCCCACTCAGCGCATCCAGCCGCAGCAGGTAGCAGTGTGGCCAGCTGTGGTGGACATCGACAGCCCCGACAGCCTAACGGAAGCATACAAACTTCGTGCGGCCAG ATTGGTGGAAGTTGCTGCAAAAAACCTTCAAAATGAAGTGATTCACAGAAAAAGCAAGGAGGTAGCATGGAACCTAACTTCCGTTGACCTTGTTCGAGCAAGCGAG gCACATTGCCACTATGTGGTAGTTAAGCTCTTTTCAGAAAAACTCCTCAAAATTGAAGATAAATCTGTCCACGCTGTCTTAAGGAATTTGTGTCTCTTGTATTGTCTGTATGGAATCAGTCAGAAGGCAGGGGATTTTCTTCAG GGAGGTATCATGACAGAGTCTCAGATTACCCAAGTAAATCAGCGCATAAAGGAGTTGCTGATTGCAATTCGCCCAGATGCTGTTGCTTTGGTGGATGCGTTTGATTTTCAAGATGTGACACTCGGCTCTGTGCTTGGCCGTTATGATGGGAATGTGTATGAGAATTTGTTTGAGTGGGCCAAGAAATCCCCACTGAACAAATCAGAG GTCCATGCGTCTTACTTCAAGTACCTGAAACCACTGCAGTCCAAGCTCTGA